CTCTGTGGAAGCGCTTATAGCCCTAAACACAGACGCTGAAGGATGGTAAGTACAGTTATTTTCAAATGCTCCCTTTCCTTCCCCCCTGACAGCATTGAAAAGAGGCTGCTGTCCGAGACCTTCTTGCCTGGACCCTCTCACCCCGGCCCTGCTCCCCGTGTCCACACTGTATTCCAGCCGCTTCAGGCAGATGCTTTACAGGCTATGACTGAGACAGTAAGAGAGGAGTTGTTCTAGATCAGGGATCCCTAACCCCTGGGCCGTGGACCACTAccggtccacggcctgttaggaacctggccgcacagcaagaggtgagcggcgggcaaaGCTTCATATgcagctccccatcgctcacgttACTGCCTGAACcgtcaccccaccaccaccaaaaaaacctgtcttccacgaaaccggtccctggtgccaaaagggttggggaccgctgttccAGATGACTGCGCAGAGGATCTGTCTCATTTCTGGACGTTGTCTACACTGCATAACCTGAACCAGAAGACACCGGATGAGAGATCGGCCCAGGGTCCGCTGGGCGTTTGGGAGAAATGAGGACAAACGGAGGCTCGGAGTAGCGACGTGAAGCCTCTGGGACGCGAGGGCCCGTACCCTGGGGTCGCCGGCGAACGGCCGACGGCTTACACACACCCGGGAGCGGCGGCCGGAGCCCGAGGCTCGGAGGCTCTCGGAGCACAGACGGCCTCCGGTTCCGCTCCTGACTGCCTGCCCGCCTGCCGCGTGCCCAGAACGAACACAGCCGCCGACTCTGCAAGGCGCCGCTGGGTATCCAACAACCGCTTCTTGCGGCACGTGGAGGCGCCGAGCCCTCTCCCCGAGCCGCGCCCTCTCCTGCAACCTCCTCCCGCAACCTCCTCCGCCGCCCCGCCCCTCCAcctccctgccctctctctcCGCCCCGCTCCTCCAGGGGCTCCACCCAATCCGGCGACCCGCCCACCTGCTGTACTGCCCATGGGCTGGAGCCGGGGCGGGACCCACGAGAGACGGTGTGCGTGCCCCGCAGATCACGTGACTTTCGGGGTGGGCCGGCCCTGCCCCCTCCGCGTAACGAGAAGCGCAGAGCCGCCGGCACAGTGCTCTGCGCAGGCGCAGACCGTGGTTCGCGGTGGGTGACGCAATCCTGCGCAGCCGGCCAGGCGTACGACGGCAGCGTGTGTCGGATCACGTAACTTCCCCGAATGGCCTCCGCAGTGGGACGTGCATGCGCAGGTCCTCCCCTACCCGCGAGGGACGGGGCCAGGCCCACCGCGGCCAATCGGCGTCGCCTTCGCCGGCGCCGCGCCCCGCCTCCCCATCCGTCGGGCAGACTGTCCGTTCCGGGGCCTAGTCCTCGGAagctcggcggcggcggcggcggccgggcgGTGTGTGCGCGGCCCGCGAGGAAGGGGGCGCTAGGCCTGGGTTCCGAGTCGGGCTCAGGGGCCACGCGCGGGCCGGGAGGCCGCCGGGGAGTCGGGGCTGGCCTAGCTGTCGGCGGGCGAGGGCAGAAGCAGCCACCTGCGGCCATTGCCCCGCCGACCGGCGGGCGCTGAGGAGCTGGACCGGGCAGGTGAGGCCGGCCTCAGGGACCCGGCCGAGCCTGGAGGCGGGCGGCAGATGCGGGAGCTAAAGGCGGGTGCGCCGGGGGGAGCGTCCGCGCCGGGTCCGGGAGGACGGATCCCCGGGCGGTCCGGGCTTGGCGGCGGGAAGGTGGTGCGCGGGGAGGCCCGAGTCCGGCCCGGCCGCCCTGTGACCTTGTCAGGGCCTCCCCCGTGACGCCTGCTCGAGGGTCGCCGGGACGGCCGGCGCGGCTGCAGCCCTCATGACGGCCTGTCAGCCTCCAGCACGGGAGCCACTGCGGCTCGGAGGTGTTGAGGGCCCTGCTCAGCGTAGCGCAGCTGTGCCCCCGGCGCAGTGCCCCGCATCGCTTCGCTGCAGTGACGGTGACTCCAGTAGGAGGGACTTAACGAGGTTGGAGAATGACTGTGAATTGTGGGCTACTTTCCAtgaaattttcttcatataaagtAGTTTAGTTGGTTGTTTTCAAAGGTAGACAAGGTTTGCTCTCATCCGTGGCCGCCatgtattatattttgttttatttggtttcctGATCAAAGTAGTAGACGTTATTTATTGTTGCTATAAATTCTGTTAGTTTGGGGGTCTGGGTCTGTATGTAAATTACAAAATGACCTAGAGAAGCCAATTACTGCTTTAATGTATTTCATTAGTCATCACTTTATCTTTAGGGCAGTCTTAGTCTGTTTTCATGCAAATATTTCATGAAGGTGCATCAGGGCTTCAGAAAAATGCTAAGAAGTGATGCGTGACTTGAATCTGTACATGAGAAAAGTTAGGTTTAGATCGTTAATCAGCTTATATCCTCTAAAGAACTGATATAATCCTCATAATTTTTAATCCTTCTACTTCAGAGGTTGCTCATGCATGAATAATTCTTGGTTTGTTTTCAGAGCTGTTCCTGGGAAGAAGAAACATGGAGAGTGGTGCAGTTCTGCTGGAATCCAAGTCCTCCCCGCTTAACCTTCTGCATGAAATGCACCAGCTCCGGCTGCTGGGTCACCTGTGCGACGTGACTGTCAGCGTGGAGTACCAGGGCGTCCGGGAGGAATTCATGGCCCACAAGGCggtgctggcagccaccagcaaGTTTTTTAAGGAGGTGTTTCTTAACGAGAAGACTGCGGACGGCTCGAGGACTAACGTCTACTTAGACGAAGTGCAGGTGGCTGACTTCGCTTCTTTTCTTGAGTTTGTCTACACTGCAAAGGTCCAGGTGGAGGAAGATCGGGTGCAGCGAATGCTGGAAATGGCAGAAAAGCTGAAATGTTTGGACTTATCTGAAACTTGTTTCCAGTTGAAGAAACAGATGTTAGAGTCGGTACTTTTGGAGTTGCAGAATTTCTCGGAGTCTCAGGAGGCAGAAGGGAGCAGTGGCTCCCAGGTCTCTGCTGCTGTCTCCCCTGATGCTCGGGCAGGTGTGGCTGCGGACAGCCCTCTGGCCAACGGCGTCGCGGGTTCCTTGGATCCCCCAGCAGCAAGAATCGGCAACAGCCTGTTGCCAGATCTGCCCTCGAGAAAGTCCAGGGAGAAGCCAGACAAGAGAAAAGAGATCGCTAAGTCCCCCTACCCCAAGCTCAGAAGGGCTAGCGGGAGGCTGGCTGGGAGGAAGGTGTTCGTGGAAATCCCTAAAAAGAAGTACACTCGACGACTCCGAGAGCAGCAGAAGAGTGCCGAGCAGGACGCTGGGGACCGTGGGGGCCCCCGTGAGCCCAGCCCAGACGCCGGGGGAACGGTGAAGGAGCTGGTCACAGTCACGAAAGACGAGGAGGACGGCGGGGCTGGGGCCGAGGCGGAAGCAGTGCTGCCGAAggcggggcaggggcagggggaggaggacgaggacgaggatgAGGacgaggagggggaggagggcgcGGGGAGGCGGAGGAGCAGCTTCCGGTGCACGCGCTGCGAGAAGGCCTTTCTGTACGAGAAGAGCTTCCTGAAGCACGTGCGGCACCACCACGGCGTGGCCACCGAGGTGGTACACCGCTGCGACACCTGCGGCCAGACCTTTGCCAACCGCTGCAACCTGAAGGGCCACCAGCGCCACGTGCACAGCAGCGAGCGCCACTTCCCGTGCGAGTTGTGCGGCAAGAAGTTCAAGAGGAAGAAGGACGTGAAGCGGCACGTGGTGCAGGTGCACGAGGGCGGCGGCGAGCGGCACCAGTGCCAGCAGTGCGGCAAGGGCCTGAGCTCCAAAACGGCGCTGCGGCTGCACGAGCGCACGCACACGGGCCACAAGCCCTACGGCTGCACCGAGTGCCCGGCCACCTTCTCGCAGCCCTCGGCCCTCAAGACCCACCTGAGGTAGGCACGGGCCGCCTCGAACCCCAGAACGCACGTGGAGACGTGGGGGGCGTGCAGGAGGCAGCCGGTGTGGCTGCCTCGCGGGATGGGTCACTTTTCAGTTCGCTCCCTCTCAAAGTCGGGGGCTGTGTTGAGCCTCTGGGTTCTCTCTCGAGGCAGAGATGCGGGCATGGCGCTCCCTGGGCACGGGCCCGGCTGATGGGGACCCGCGCTTCCCGCTCAGGCGCGGGGGCCTCTCCCGCTCCTGGtgctgaggcctcctgccaccCTTGCCAAGTGGGGCCAACGACCCCGTCCCCCTTCCTGACCCTTCATTTGGGACTCAGTCCTGTGACCAGCTGGGTGGCTAGTCCCACTGAAGACCTCAGGAGGGCGACACTTCTTTGGGCTTGGAGAGAGCCTGTCGCCAATCTAAGCTCCAGGATTAGGACGGACAGGGACTCCAGTTACTGATTTTTGAAGTGTAGGTGGGTgacattcagtttttaaataaattccctTGCAGTGCTCAGTACTTATGCTTGAAATCCAGACAAAGCAGTTTTCTACTCTCCCCTAGATCTGCCATCATCCTGGGCCAGTCCAGGGGTGGGAGCTGGGTGTTTCTTGTCCTTTTATTGTCATTTATAGCCCGGCTCAGGAAAGGCTCAGTAAACATGGTGACAGCCACTCCATCCTCGCCCTGAAGTGCAGTGCTTACGCATGCACCCCAGGGACCGGCTGGCTTCGTGTGTTGATAACAGTTCTTTCTAGACTGTTACGTCAAACTAGGAAAGGATGGTAAACATTTTGATCACGGGGTACTTTTGTCAGCCATGGTTCCTAAGGTGTCTGTGGGTGACTGTTCTCAATGAGGGAGCTTTATAAATACCACACGGTGCTGTTTGGTGTTGCAAACAGCCTGCAGAGGCACAGCCTGTGCCTGCACCTGGGGGCAGCACGCGGGGGGACTCGGCGTCTGGCGGGGATGTGGCGGTCTTGACTCGGGCAGAGACTGATTTGGGGGTGAGAGTCCTGGGCCTCGCCGCCTTTCAGTCCTTCGCATTCGGGCTCCTGGAGCAAAGCGTCTCCCCAGGTGAGGGAGGAGATGGTAATGCAGAGTGAGCTTTGACACATCCTGAGTTACCCTCTGAATGTTGTGCTTTCAGAATTCACACAGGGGAAAAACCTTTTGTCTGTGATGAATGTGGTGCAAGATTCACTCAGAACCACATGCTGATTTATCATAAAAGGTGTCACACAGGTAAATACTCCATCGTGATTGAATGTCCTTCCTGGCTGTAGGAGGAAAACTGCAGTTTTCTTCATTTAGAAGTTGGCATCTGCCAAGTGGTTTAGGTTAAAGCCCTGACACGCTCTTCCGTCTGGTGAGTGAGCATAAGTAAATGAGTAAAATCCGCCCGCTGCCTCCAGGGCTGTGTGCTTGTGGCCATGACCTGAAAGAAATTGCTCAGAGTATGGGAAAAGCTGTATGCTGTTATCCCGCTTCTTGCCATCTCTAGGAACAGAGCATTAGAAGAAACCTGACTGTCCAACCCCAGGGAAGTGGTTCAGTAAATGGGTAAATCCACCCTGTCCCGTCCCAGGCCTTTCTGACTAAGGTCTCTGAATATTACGAAAAACACCTGTGTTTGGCTGTTGACTTGAAAAATGCACAACTGAGCATACAGTGAATCCCAGCTTTATTGAAAACCTGCAGAAATAAAAGTAGTTACATGCTGTGTTAAGGTGGGGGAATCATGAGGTTTTCAGAACTTCTGTGGTACGATTTCATCAGGTGAGGGAGAACATTTAAGCTCTTTATTCTGATTTTGTGCAGTGCTCCTGGGGTTCAGAGCCCTGGGGCGTGTGGAGTCTAGCTGTCGGGTACTGGGCTTATCACGCTAACCCAGTTCTGctcccatttaaaaatgtttacttctTTGACTGTCCTATGAGCCTCAAGTTCAAATGGTGAGATAGATGAGCCACTTAATGACATGAATTAATAGACTAAAATGAGCAGAATTGGTGTCTGATGGAAGACTGGGGTCGGGGGAGGTCAGGCCACCCCGAAGGATTAAGTTAGAATCGGTCATTTGATGAACATGCTAACATATTTGGATTTTATTAAAGCCAGTAGTTTTGTTTTGATGTTTGAGAAATTGGGGCACGCCTGACAGAGAAGTCTGGTTTGTGGGCCCTCAGGGCCCCAACTGCACAGCGTGAAGGGTGGACGCCCTCCTTGCCCTGACCCCACCCCCGGCGGCTGGGAGCTGCTCCAGGACAGCCCCGTGTGTCCACCGCACACTCCTCTCCCTTCAAGAGGGGCTTCTGTTCTGATAGAGACCCACAGAAGCCCTGTGAAAAAGTCCAGCTGTTCCACCAGACCAGTTGGCGAACTGTTTTCTTGTTTGGGATGACTGAATTTCCAAAACGTGAGCTGGCTGAATGCGCTCTTTAATTCTCATCTACTGGGATCTTTCCTGAGATTTCCAGGGACATTTTACACCAGCTCTCAGCAGGTAGCAAGCACTGGACACAAAGAGGTATTTTATGACAGTTTTAACTAGAAAAGAACGCGCTGCCTGCCAGGGCACTTGGGAGGGTGGACCCCATACTCCGCGTGTTCTAGCGCCCGTGTCTCTTCTAACTTCGTGTCTCATGTCTTCGTGTAGGTGAGAGGCCTTTCATGTGTGAAACGTGTGGCAAGAGTTTCGCTTCCAAGGAGTATTTAAAACATCACAACAGGATCCACACTGGGTCCAAACCCTTTAAATGTGAAGTTTGTTTCAGGACTTTTGCTCAGCGGAATTCGCTTTACCAGCATATCAAAGTCCACACAGGTATGGCCGGAATGTTGCCAGAGAAGGGAGGTCAGTGTGGCAAGAAAATATCCCGAAGGTTTTAGATTTTCtggaaaattatttggaatttggCTTTAAGTCGTGCGTCCTAAtagcatttaaacattttttgagtgTCTAGTTTCTGGCTCTGACAAACTGGAAAGGTGTGAATGTGTGAACATGGATGTGGACGTGTGAACCCTTGAACACCTTGAGATTAGAATTAGGGGTGATGATCTGCACGTGCTGGTGAACACTCACACCCGCGCAGGGTCACTTACGACTGGAAAGCTGTGGGTGAGGCCACGGACCCCTGGGGCTCCTGCACGGTCGGCTGCTCGTGCCCGTGTCGCCCTCCCCCTGGCAGCTCGGGATGCCGGGCGGCCCAGAGCAGCCGGTAGCTCTCGTGTCCTCCGTCCCTTCCCTCCCAGGGGAGCGGCCCTACTGTTGTGACCAGTGTGGCAAGCAGTTCACGCAGCTCAACGCGCTCCAGCGCCACCATCGGATCCACACGGGGGAGAAGCCATTCATGTGCAATGCGTGCGGGCGGACGTTCACCGACAAGTCCACGCTCCGGCGGCACACCTCGGTGAGCGGCGGGCTGGCCCCCAGGCAGCTGCGGACAGCAGGGCCACCCGCCCCCTTCCCTGAGGCCCTCAGTCTGTAAGGGCGTCCCAGGGGAAGGCGGGGCAGCCAAGGCGGGGGTGAAGCAGGGCCCGGGGCATGCTGAGTTCTTTCTGGCAGGGACCACGGTGGCAGACACGTGTCTGACGGTTGGAGAAGGCTGTTGTACTTGGTAACGAGTGGCTGTGAATTGGGGGCTCTGCAGATCCTGGTTAGGGACACAGTGGGTGACCTTTCTGTTCTGCGTTTGGTCCGCAGATCCATGATAAGACAACTCCATGGAAGTCTTTCCTCGTCATCGTGGACAGCTCTCCCAAGGATGGCGATGGGCATAAGACTGAGCAGCCCGATGAAGAGTACACGCCATCCAAACTCTCTGATAAATTGCTGTCTTTCGCAGAAAATGGCCATTTTCACAACCTGGCCACTGTGCAGGGCAGCATGCCTGCCGTGCACGATGACAGTCCTGCGGACCCGGCCTGTAAGTCGGAC
This portion of the Pseudorca crassidens isolate mPseCra1 chromosome 15, mPseCra1.hap1, whole genome shotgun sequence genome encodes:
- the GZF1 gene encoding GDNF-inducible zinc finger protein 1, whose translation is MESGAVLLESKSSPLNLLHEMHQLRLLGHLCDVTVSVEYQGVREEFMAHKAVLAATSKFFKEVFLNEKTADGSRTNVYLDEVQVADFASFLEFVYTAKVQVEEDRVQRMLEMAEKLKCLDLSETCFQLKKQMLESVLLELQNFSESQEAEGSSGSQVSAAVSPDARAGVAADSPLANGVAGSLDPPAARIGNSLLPDLPSRKSREKPDKRKEIAKSPYPKLRRASGRLAGRKVFVEIPKKKYTRRLREQQKSAEQDAGDRGGPREPSPDAGGTVKELVTVTKDEEDGGAGAEAEAVLPKAGQGQGEEDEDEDEDEEGEEGAGRRRSSFRCTRCEKAFLYEKSFLKHVRHHHGVATEVVHRCDTCGQTFANRCNLKGHQRHVHSSERHFPCELCGKKFKRKKDVKRHVVQVHEGGGERHQCQQCGKGLSSKTALRLHERTHTGHKPYGCTECPATFSQPSALKTHLRIHTGEKPFVCDECGARFTQNHMLIYHKRCHTGERPFMCETCGKSFASKEYLKHHNRIHTGSKPFKCEVCFRTFAQRNSLYQHIKVHTGERPYCCDQCGKQFTQLNALQRHHRIHTGEKPFMCNACGRTFTDKSTLRRHTSIHDKTTPWKSFLVIVDSSPKDGDGHKTEQPDEEYTPSKLSDKLLSFAENGHFHNLATVQGSMPAVHDDSPADPACKSDGPVGSQDTLLATTINELSELTPQTDAGPHSSTL